Below is a genomic region from Polypterus senegalus isolate Bchr_013 chromosome 13, ASM1683550v1, whole genome shotgun sequence.
atataatagatagatagatagatagatagatagatagatagatagatagatagatgaaaggcatagatagatagatagatagatagatagatagatagatagatagatagatagatagatagatgaaaggcagatagatagatagaaaggcactatatgatagatagatagatagatagatagatagatagatagatagatagatagagtgaaaggcacgatagatagatagaaaggcactatataatagatagatagatagatagagtgaaaggcacgatagatagatagaaaggcactatataatagatagatagatagatagatagatagatagatagatagatagatagatagatagatagagtgaaaggcacaatagatagatagatagatagatagatagatagatagatagatagatagatagatgaaaggcacgatagatagatagaaaggcactatataatagatagatagatagatagatagatagatagatagatagatagatagatagatagagtgaaaggcgctatataatagatagatatagagtgaaaggcgctatataacaaatagatagattatataacaaatagatagatagatagatagatagatagtgaaaggcgctatataacccatAGATTTTTTTAGAGCCACCCTTTTTTAGATAAAACCTAAAACACCTTCAACGAGACACAGTAGACTAcagcagaaaacacaaaacatcacCTGTCATTTATCACAATTAAGGACAACACAAAGTGTCACCTGCCATCAGCACATCTTGTCACACGTCATTCACACCTGATCGacggatgtgaaaggcgctatatcattgAAGGAGTGAAGTGTATTTGTTTCGGGGTCACTTGAGCTTTTACAGAAGAAGACGAATTTCGATAAAGCTCCTACTTGTCGCCGACCTTTCACCTGAAGCCCCCTTAACCGGAGCGGTCGGCGATCTCCAGCTTCTGGACACGCAGACCATTCAGGACGTCTCCTTGTCTTCAAAGCGCCACTCGCGCCTGCCAGTGTCGCCATTCAGACGGTGGGGTCTGCGCGTGTCGTCCCCTGATGTCTGTTTAATTTAAGATTAACGGATTCTTTGTTTTCGCTTGTGTCGCCGGTTTGTGAGAAGCTCTGATGTGGGACCACCGGCTggacttgttttctgtttttgatctGAGATCCGCATCTCAGGCACCCTAAAGTTTTGCATGGATCCCCCAAGAATCCCTTGCGGTTTTTCGGCGCCTTGACACGGGTGCTGGACCCCAGAGATTAAACTACAGTCGGCAGAGGGCGCCCCAACTTGAGGGGGCCTCATAAAAAGGAAGAAATGCGACAGTCGCAATTAGACCAGGAAATGAGACAATAGCGCCCTCTAGTGGCGAAAATTGGGATACTGCGCCTGCCAGCAGTCTAAGTCACCAGATCAGCTGTCACCCGGTGGGACTGATTTTTTATAGCGCCTTACCACTTATCTGCAGGCGCTGCtgcttacattttgtttttccggGAGCACCGAGTGGAATGACCGAGGAGTCTGAGGGGCAGGAGAGGAAAGGTGGTGAcagcaaacaaagaaataaaacaataatggaaTCAAGAATTAAGAAACACACAATGAAAacgcaataaaacaacacaacaaaTCAGCCACCATCACTGCCCCCTGCTCACCTGGCACACGGGAGCGGCCATCTCCCATTTTCTTGCACTCCTGCCTGGCATGGTCATGAAAGCCCACCTTGAACTTACAAGTAAAGGTAGGCAGGCTGGGGCATCAACGCTTCGGCTTCCGGTTCAGAATGTGCCAGTGTGTGCAACAGGAAGAGTAGACAATCCTCCCTACCAGGCCATGCTGCCCAGCACCTCCTTGGCATGTAAGGTACAGTACAGAGGCACCCATTGACACAGACACACCCATTCACATGCCCGTCATAGGGGACATTTGAGGTGGCAGTGTCACTCATACTTGGTCACACTGATCGCTCATCTGATGCAGTGGTCACGCCTGGCCAGGCGGGCTCTTGGCAGCCTGTAGGGGCCACACCAGACCCTCATGGCAGAGGATGGTCATCACACACTTTGCTGGCTGGGCTCCATCTCCACCTCGACGATGGTCTTTATCATTTTACTCGTAATCTGTCCTCTGTATAGCGCCTTGTAGAGTCATCGTCATTCACCACACAGCAGGAGTTGGCCAGTTCAGGGGGCTGGGTGTGACCTGCGTGACTCTCACCAGCCTTAGTCAGAATGGGAACAAAGGGAGAGCTAGAGGGCACTACACAGCTGATGAGTGTCACATGAGGGTACTGCTGGCTGGCTGGTGGGCGACTTCAGAGGACCAGAGATGGCAAGATGCCCACGTGGGGACTCCTGGGTCACTTCTGTCAGTCCTTGTCCTGCTCTGGAGCGGCACTGACAGAATATTATGGAGGGCGCTCTATGACCAGTGCCAAGGTGCCATTCCACTTCTCTGCCTGCTAACATGAACAATGCCCCCTGTGGCCAAGTGTGCTCTGCTCTCAGATGTTGAAGTTTTATGGCCTGTCAGATCCCAGATGGCATCAGTGCTAAGATTTCTGTCATGTCTGCAATGCTCACTCAGGCAGTAAATGGCATCTTTAGTGAGGTGAGCTTCAAGTGCGTGCCTGGCACACTCTTGCCATGCAAACACTGAAGTCTGCTGAGAGCAGTTGGCACGCAAAGCTCAGGAGGGTAAGAGATCGACTACCCCACTGCCCACGGTGGTCACTGGAGCCTCTTTGGTTTCCTTGCTGGCTCTTTCTCTAAAGACATCATGTGGACAACATTCAGCTGGCACCTGGCACTGGCACTAGCCAGGCAAAGACACCCAACACACCGATTTGGGAAAGACATCTGTTGAAGTCCTGGTGGCACCTCAACAGAAGCCATGCCATGGCAGGACCTGACCTCCTGGGCACAGGACACATGGGCCCCTACAAGGTGGCATTGGAGCTCTCAATACAAACTTGGCACCCTGTGTGGAGTGGCACGCCTCAGTGTAAACTGAAGGACAATGTAAGCAGTGGGCTAGATGGTGCCACCCAACTGCAGCGCCTCAGAGGCAAAAACGCAGGTCAGGTGCTGTAAGAGGGTAGGGGTGCCACTGAGTGACCACCCGTCCATCAGACCTCTCTGTGAATGTGGGGTCCGCTTCTAGCAGGAGAACAGGAGAGAAAGCCTGTCCAGCTGGTGTCCTCAGACCTCTGGTGTCACTCACCCTACTGGCAGCAGCAGGTCACATGACAGTCAATGGGACTGGTGACATAAAACACATCTGGTGACCACTGAAGCAAGCGATGAGGTTGGCACTTGGGTAAGGAGAACATTGAATGTTCTTAGCTGCACATCTCCccatccctacggtgaagcatGACGGTGGCTCAGTCACACAGTGAGGACACCGCAGGTTGAAGGGCACAGGACAGCACAGCATGGGTCACCACTGCATAGGTGACTGCAAGGAGGAGCAGCATATTGTCAAAGTCCAGGACTGATAGGCAGCCATCTTCAGTTAGATGTGGTGGGCATCAGGGGAGGAGAGGATGGGCACAGGCAGCTGTGACAGAAAAGAGCCAGCAGGTGAAAAATGGGGCAGAAGAGCCAAGCCTGGCATTACCACCCTGCTTTGCCAGCAGTGTTCCTTCACCCAGGCCAGGATACACTACCCCTATTGCCAGCTGGTGACTCTACTTTCCCCTCCACTCTGAATTCACACTTCAATGGGTCATGTGATCCACATCCTCATGTGATGCCCCCTCCGGGCCACTCACCAGTCCTACAGGGCACAGAGATGCCATTCTCCTCTTCCTCATTGGATGTTACCCTTTCTCTGATGCCCACAGGCCAGACATTCCTGGGACTCTCAGCACACTTACAACCCATGCTGGATCCCTTCTTTCTGCACTGGTATCTTGCTTGGCATCTGATTCTCTGTGTATTTCCTGTGCCCACATGTTCAGCCACTTCCCTCCCTCCGTGACTCACTTTGCATTTTCTGAAGGCATCATACTTCTAGCTAAACCTCAAGTAGGCACCCAGTCTGGTTGGTACACTCAGCATGCCTGGAATTTCCAAATCTGAAAACAATGCACCAATGAGGAAGTAAAAGCGGGCAACAGCAGGATGAGGTTTCAGAAAAAAGAGGTGATGTCCACAGGGCAGTAGCTGTGAATTCTTCATGTGCCACACTGGGTGCCACGGTGCCCAATCATGGATCATACAACCCTTAATTCTATGTACTGTAGATTGACATACTGCATATGGTGGGCAGCatgttggcacagtgggtagtgacACTGTCTCAAATCCCAGCCACAGACTTTGATGCCCACATGGCTTTGCACCCATTACGCTGTTTGATATCTGACTATAACCTAGTGATTAGTGAAGGCGCCTCGTGTCCCTGTCACTTATCCTGTCCCAGTGCGACTTCAGTCGCTGAAGCCTTTCGTTTCACTTCGAGCTCGTGGAGATGGTGGCTCAGCAGGTGACGGGAAGGCAAAAAGAGCGCCAGGGGGTCCATGAACGTCGGCCATCGGAATGGTCAGCGCGAGGAGGGTGGGGCACTTAATGGGCGATTAGCGCGCTTTGACCTCAAATCGCCGGCCGAACCAGTCAGGCGGCCACACCCAAATGAACGGGAACCGAGCGCGCCACGTAAGTGAGGCGGAATGGGGAGGGGCGGAGTGGACAAACCTGTCGGGGCCAAAGCTCGCGAGACCTGCCCGACACTTTAAAAGAGCGCGGCGGCCGAGTGCCAGGACAGCAGAAGGAGCGAAAGATCGCCGGTAAGTGGAGGGCTGCAAAGGATGGGAGGGGTGCGTGGGATACAAACTAGAAATCGTCGAGAGCTCCGCTGATGGCGGTCCGGTGGCGCAGGGTGTTCGGCCGGCCGAGAACACGCGGGGACGAAACGAGCGGGCGGGGCGAGTTAAGCGGAAAAAGCGAGCAGAGCAGAAGGGGTTAACGCATCACGCTGTAAGACCACCGGCAGTGTGTGGGGCTTTATGGCTCTGAGCCCCAGGGGTGTAATGGGATGATGGGCGACGATTTCCTCGGTCTCTGGTATCGCAGCGGACAGGCGGCCACTTCGGGGTTTAAAGAGCCGCTGGACAGAAGACCTCCACCTTCTGACGCCCGCCCAAGGAGGACAAAAGGCCTCGTCTAAACTCTTAAGACGCCGGTCTGCCCAGGAGGACAGGCACACCCGCTCACTATTAGCCAGTTGACCTTTATTGTGTCCTTTGGGGGCACCATGGTGGCTGCTCAAGTCCCACCTGATGCCCATTTTTGCTGCCACATCTTTTTATTATCTCTATTTTGGGCTCTTCACTGGGGTGGATGGCGATGCACAGCCAGGAATGGTGGGCATTCACCAATGAGATGCAGGGCATCTGAATTTAACTGCATTGTGCCAATGATGCCCTGTGTTGTACCCATGACCTGTCAGTGTAGACACACTGGGCATTCCTGGCACTGCCAATTATTAATCCCTTATCTTTGTCCTCCCAGTCCCACCATCACcatgtccagctccatgtctgcCAGCTCCGACCTCAGTAAGTCCGTACGGGACAAGTACATGTGCCTCCCGCAGGGGGACAAGGTGCAGGTCACCTACATTTGGATCGATGGCACCGGAGAAGGCCTGCGCTGCAAGACAAGGACCCTGGACTCGGAGCCCAAGGGCATCAAAGGTAAGTGTGGTGCCACACATGGTGGCATAAGATGAGCACAAACCTTGCTGGGCACATTCTGACTGAGCTGATTTGCCCTCAGATGTTCCCGAGTGGAATTTCGATGGCTCGAGCACCTACCAGGCGGAGGGCTCCAACAGCGACATGTACCTGATACCCGTGTGCCTGTTCAGGGACCCCTTCACGCTGGACCCCAACAAGCTGGTGCTGTGCGAGGTGCTCAAGTACAACCGCAAGTCAGCAGGTAacacgtgtgtgtgtggggtggggTGGTGTGTGGCCCCACACGACTGCCAAACTAATGCCAGCTTTTGATCCGCCAGAGACCAACCTGCGCAGCAGCTGCTGTCAGGTGATGGAGCAGGCTGGGCACAGCCACCCTTGGTTTGGCATGGAGCAGGAATACTCACTGCTGGGCATCGATAAGCACCCCTTTGGTTGGCCCAAGAATGGCTACCCTGGACCCCAAGGTGAGCTGTGTCACCTCTTAATATTAGATCGGTGTCTGGTTCTCCGCTGGCACTGCCCGATCTCACTGTTGCCCTCTCCTGCAGGTCCATATTACTGTGGTGTGGGCGCTGACAAAGTCTACGGCCGAGACATCGTCGAGTGCCACTACAAGGCCTGTCTGTATGCTGGGGTGAAGATCGCTGGCACCAATGCGGAGGTCATGCCCTCTCAGGTATTGTGGGTGGGCCCCAATTCATGAAGTCCGTAAATGGGGGGGGATCTGcccatgaaaggtgctataaaaattgTCTCATTTCAGTGGGAGTTCCAGGTGGGGCCCTGCGAGGGCATTGCCATGGGCGATCACCTGTGGATGGCACGCTTCCTGCTGCACCGTGTCTGTGAAGACTTCGGGGTGGTGGCCACGCTTGACCCCAAGCCAATGACGGGTAACTGGAATGGAGCAGGGTGTCACACCAATTTCAGCACGGAGGCCATGCGTAACCAGGGGGGACTTCAGTAAGTGAGCCGCCCTTTTGGCAGGGTGAGGTGGGTTATGCCATCCCGAGGTGACATGCCATTTTGTTTCCAGGCATATCGAGGAGGCCATCGAGAAGCTGGGCAAGCGACACTCTTATCACATCCGCATGTATGACCCTAAAGGGGGCGCCGACAACTCCCGCCGCCTGACTGGTTCCCACGAGACTTCCAGCATCCACGAGTTCTCTGCTGGTGTCGCCA
It encodes:
- the LOC120542967 gene encoding glutamine synthetase-like — protein: MNGNRARHVSEAEWGGAEWTNLSGPKLARPARHFKRARRPSARTAEGAKDRRPTITMSSSMSASSDLSKSVRDKYMCLPQGDKVQVTYIWIDGTGEGLRCKTRTLDSEPKGIKDVPEWNFDGSSTYQAEGSNSDMYLIPVCLFRDPFTLDPNKLVLCEVLKYNRKSAETNLRSSCCQVMEQAGHSHPWFGMEQEYSLLGIDKHPFGWPKNGYPGPQGPYYCGVGADKVYGRDIVECHYKACLYAGVKIAGTNAEVMPSQWEFQVGPCEGIAMGDHLWMARFLLHRVCEDFGVVATLDPKPMTGNWNGAGCHTNFSTEAMRNQGGLQHIEEAIEKLGKRHSYHIRMYDPKGGADNSRRLTGSHETSSIHEFSAGVANRSASIRIPRQVGQDGCGYFEDRRPAANCDPYAVTEAITRTCVLNETEPLPVPSGEVP